GCGAGAGTCTGGAATGACAGAATATTGCCTTCTGTAATATGATAAGCCACAACAGACTCAGCAACTTTCTCTTAGGACCAGTGTGAAACAGGGATGTAGGTTTCACTGCTTTCCCAACTTCACAGTTGATCTCTGAACCTATAATAGTTTATTATAAGTAGATCAACTCTGATGAGAGAAGGAGACAGATCATTAGTGTAGTATTTGACTTTGGATCAATacattatagtttttttctaaCCTTTTAAAACTGAGAGCATATTACTCTGTTTCTATCATTTTCCTTCCCAACTGCTAGAATAGAGTATTGGTTATCTTGTTTACATCCTGAATGGTTGCTGCATCTCTTACTAACACTCTGCAAGTAAAGAACCCGTTACACATATAACATGTCATCAATGACAAATTGGCAACTCATTTTGACATCTAAAGGAGCAGATGCCAATTTTAATGCAAACATATTTagatttagattatttttatatttatgtaaaatattttatattctagaaCAAGCTTTCTGGCATAGAATTGTTGCAATCatcataaaattatttatttaaaggagaactaaacccccaataagaaaagtccctacctactaccctaggtagtcaTCCCACCCTGCTTCTCCCCCGCATAGTTCATTACCACTGAATGTGTCCCCAGTACATTGCTCACATATCGGTGCTGCTTAAGCGCAGCTGAGCtaatgggcgccatcttctggatctttgGTCTTCTTCGGGGTCCTCTTTCCTTTCGCAGTTCATGAGagttttggagcatgcgcagttgtatgAACAGGAgcactgctccaactgcacatgcaccaatacgGTGCTCTTTACAGATGAAGACTTGGAacatggcgcccatgagctctgctatGCATAGTCTGCACCGATATATGAGCAATGTATTGGGGACACTTTCAGAGGTAATGAACTATGCGGGGGAGAAGCGGGGAAGGGAATATTCAGGGTAGTAGGTAAGGGCTttaattctggggggggggggtgtttggttctcctttaaggaataataGTCCTGCCTGCCTTGTCAACATTTCTGATCTTCCTCTTATTTTTGTTTATTGGCCCCCTGTTTTAAGGTTAGTGGTAATCAAATTGCTGCTCTGCTGACAGTGCATGGgtggcctcctagaacctagaacAGTGAACCTGACATTGAAGGCCCATGCTCACAATAATCAGATGGAGGCGATGGCAAATGATGTAGTAGTGGTTATACAGGTTGTTGCAGAAAAAAAGCTGATGGAAAGAACTGATGGAATTTGTCCAAAACTGGGGCCCACTAtgccctgggcccaccaggagatctTTTGGTACTATAGTGGACCAGGGTGAGAACTGGGAAAGTTAGGGTAGACTGAACATATAgtgcaggggttcccaaccttttttttaccattgtgacaattttaattgtaaaaagagttggggagcaacccaaGCATAAAAAAGGTAATTAGAGGGCAAATAAGTCTAGTAGTAGTTATTAAAAATGCAACGTATGAAAGAATTTGATATGTATAGTTGTCTGTTGTTGAAACAACTGACTGGTTTGGCCCTGGGAAACATAACAAAAACATTAGTACAGTTGCTTGGGGGCATTAATCTTGTGACCGCATCTCTTGAGGGAATCGTCATCAGGAAATGGCCATGATTATTAATTTACTTATACCTTAATACATTAAACCTGTGCTGCATAGAATGTGTCCTGGGAAAAGCCTGCCTAGAATACATAATCTGTACTAGGGCAGTCTAAATAATATAAGGCGTTAGTCAGAAAGAGGATCTGTTTCGGCATTCAGTAGTACAAATCAGTAAAATAGTTGCAGTTAATGAATTATGAGACACTGGTGTTGCCTCTGCTGTTGCATTATATGGGCTGCTGCATGCTGTGCAAATCTAGTTGCAATAGACAACTTGCAAAGGCTTCCAGTGATGCCCTGCCCATATATTCAGTTTTGACTAATAGGTCTATTGAATTCTTATTGCACTTGCTATGGcaggttacacatttattatgACTTATACAGCAGTCCCGTAggttatcttttaaaaatcttgttCTAAAGTCTTAAACCATTCTAAATGtgcttatgtatatttatttgcatttgattttgcgtacacaaatatttattttattagtcaATACCTTTGTTGACTGCATTCATTTGAAAGggtaaaatgaaatgtttaaaaaatcataaatgctATAAATGCAGCTAATGTATAACATCTGTTGAGTTAGCCTATGtggtgctttatatatatatatatgtgtgtgtaaacaGGGTCCGACTGGGACACTGGgcaaaaacccggtgggccccataagcccagacctgctccctgtgtGATGCCTTTTGCACAGCTTCTGACCTTCCTCTCTGGCCCCCGGCACATCCACAAGAGGAATAAGATAGTGGGGGGGGATGCGGCTCAGCAGGAAGTCAGAGGGGCTTTGCATTTGGGGCAGgggttctggggggggggtggacccTAGGCCcttcagtccgacactgtttgtaaaaaacattaaatagtaATTGTGCCATGTTCAAAAGTTAGACTCCCCCTAGTAAGTCTGTATTTAGTTATGCCCTTTGGCACAAATCACAGCCTACAAACGCTTTTTGTGTCCAACTAAGAGTCTAATGGTTCTTGTTGTAAGAATTTTGCCCTTGTAAACCACTTCTTATTCTGAGAGATCGTCTTGGGCCAGTGTCCTGCATGTTTAAGGTCTTCCTACAGATTTTCAAAAGACCTTGAAGGTCATTTCAGTTTCCTTTTTTCAAGTAGCTCATGGTAATTTTGATGTATGtgtaggatcattgtcttgctgccTGAGGCAGATCCCCCTTTCAGTTTCAGCTTCATGGCTGACAGTAACACATTGGTATCCAGAATGTGCAGATATTTAGTGGAATCCGTTCTTCAATCTACAATTACAATATTTCCTGTGCCACCAGCTGCCACACAATCACAAAGCATAAATGGATGTTTGTGATAATGTGACAGTTAAGGTTTGCTCCTAATGGCTCTTCCATGCAGATCATATTTGTGCAAGCAACACTGCACGGAATGGTTTAGCAGCATTCCTTTTTGCAGGTCCCTTGCCATCATATGAGGGGTTGCCTTTGTTTTTTGCCCTTTCAGAGCTTTCCTTGTCTTTCACAGTTTCCTTTACCTGCCATTTCTTTATGGCATTATGGACAGCAATCTTTTTATAACCATTCCCTGCTTTGTAGGTATCAATTGCCTTCATTTTCAGATCATCACTCAGTTGCTTAGAGGAGCTCATAGCTATTAAATGACATCTCAAAGTTGCGGGTGTCTGAGATGTTATTAAGCTCTGCAACTGTCAACAAGTGACAACTCCTAATGGCTACTAAGGGATAGATAGATGCAGATAGATGCAAAGGTCAGGTGTGTAGTCTATTAGGTAAGCATTTTGTTTTAATTGGGACCCCGTTCTACTTAGTTGACAATGTCTATTCTTTAGGGGTCCCTTAGTGGGCAGGCACTGCCAACTAAGTAGTATCGatccctgtgatttctaatggctgcACTGGCTGGAAGTTTTCTAGTTTTTATCTGAAAATATACAATAAGCTAATTAGGGTTAGGTACCTTGAAAAAACTGTGCAAATCACTGTAAAGTTTTTGCACATGCCACAATAGCTATTTTTTCTTGTTCTACACTGTTTTAAAGttggtgaaataaaatataactgtacattaacatttgcaaatatgttgtttaGTCAGGGGTGCATTCACCTGTACCAACCCATGTTTCCAAcctttcaaaatgtaatttcattaAAAATCTTGTGAAATGTACAAACTTGCATTCAGACATTCCAAAATGATCTCCTTTGCCAGAAACTTCTTAGATGGAGATTTCAAAGTATATTCCTCAGCACCCAGAGTTTCTCagacattttacatttatcaatatagCAAATGTTCTTACAGCAAGCCTTTAAGTTATAGCTTACTTTTgcttccctttaatgaaaaactgATATATGATAATGCACAGTAGGATTCATGAACTTTGCTTctattaaagtaaaaaagaagTAAGTTTCTCAAGGGGCAATATAATACTAATGTTGGATGGAGAAAATTGTGCATTTCAAATCTGACCTGATTTTCTGTTTCTTCTCTTTCAGGTGTCTGTTCCATCTTTTAGAAGTTTTACTCGGCTCTAGCAGTTCCCAGTTAAATTTATGTATGGCTCAACTAAAGTTGCAGCCTCTGGCATCGTCCTTTCTTCATTTTGGACTGGTCACGTTTATCCTTTTCCTTCAGAGTTTGCATGTTGATGCTGGTGCCAGCCACAATCCCGAAAATACAGTACAGAATGACACTTGTTCAGGATCATATGAGTGCAAGGAGGGTGTCATTTTACCGATATGGTACCCAGAAAATCCATCTATGGGGGATAAAATTGCCAGAGTCATTGTGTACTTTGTGGCAATGATTTACATGTTTCTTGGCGTCTCCATTATTGCAGACCGCTTTATGGCCTCCATTGAAGTTATAACATCACAGGAAAGAGAGATTGTCATAAAAAAGCCCAATGGAGAGACTTCTACTACCACCATTCGGGTATGGAATGAGACTGTCTCTAACTTGACCCTCATGGCTCTTGGCTCATCAGCACCTGAAATCCTCTTGTCTTTGATTGAGGTATGTGGTCATGGATTTCTTGCAGGTGATCTTGGCCCATCTACTATAGTTGGAAGTGCAGCTTTTAACATGTTCATTATTATGGCACTCTGTGTCTATGTCATACCCGATGGAGAAGTTAGAAGAATAAAGCACCTCAGAGTATTTTTTGTCACGGCCGCATGGAGCATCTTTGCATATATATGGTTATACATGATACTTGCCGTGTTCTCTCCAGGAGTAGTGCAAGTCTGGGAAGGTTTactcactttattttttttcccagtgtgcgTTGTTCTTGCATGGGTGGCTGATAAACGCCTTCTGTTCTACAAATACATGCACAAAAAGTATCGTACTGATAAACACAGGGCAATAATGATTGAGACAGAGGCAGATCATCCAAAAGGGATTGAAATGGATGGAAAAGTGATGAATTCTCATTTTCTAGATGGGAATCTCTTGAATATGGATGGTAAAGAAGTGGATGAATCACGAAGAGATATGATTAGAATCCTTAAGGAGTTAAAACAGAAGCATCCTGAGAAGGACTTGGACCAGTTAGTAGAAATGGCAAACTATTATGCTTTGTCTCATCAGCAGAAAAGCAGAGCTTTTTACCGTATACAAGCCACTAGAATGATGACAGGAGCaggtaatattttgaaaaaacatgctGCTGAGCAGTCCAAGAGAAGTTCCAGCTTGCAAGATATCTGCATAGATGAGTCCGAGGAGTTTGTGTCGAAGATTTATTTTGATCCCTGCTCCTATCAGTGTCTTGAGAACTGTGGTGCTGTTCTTTTAACAGTGGTGAGGAAGGGCGGTGACAtttcaaaaactgtttttgttgaCTACAAGACAGAAGATGGCTCAGCCAATGCAGGTGCTGATTATGAGTTCACTGAGGGGACATTAGTCTTCAAGTCAGGAGAAACCCAAAAGGAGTTTTCAGTTGGGATTATTGATGATGATATATTTGAAGAAGATGAGCATTTCTTTATAAGGCTTAGCAATATACGAATAGGGGGGGCACCAGAGCCAGCAGAGATCAATAGCTTTAGTTATCCAAAAGCTGTCCTTGTCTCACCCTATGTTGCTTCAATTACTATCTTGGATGATGACCACGCTGGCATATTTACATTCGAATGTGACATAATACGTGTTAGTGAAAGCATTGGTGTCATGGAGGTTAAAGTTCTTAGGACATCAGGTGCTAGAGGAACAGTCATAGTGCCATTTAGGACAGTTGAGGGGACAGCCAAAGGAGGTGGAGAAGATTATGAAGATTCTTATGGAGAACTGGAATTCAAGAATGATGAAACTGTGTAAGTAATTTCCCATTTTTATATTCAGCTTTATTGTATTTATAGATTATGTAAATCAAAATGTAACACTACTAAATAGTGTTTTTCTCAGTTCCTATATTTGCAAAACATTCCAAAAATAAAGTTATGATCTTGCagccattttattttccataaatgtaatttttgaaaAGATTTCCATGCATTTAATTTTTGGAAAGACTGAGACTTAAGTATAAATCTGAACAACATTGATGTTGGTGTTGGTGTAAAAAGTAACCTTATCTGTTCACCAAAGAAGTGATAGTTAGGGAAATTGTGGTTattaataaaaagtttttatgGTGCCAAAGCTTTCCTTTCCTTAAAGTGCCCCAGTTGGTGCTATGGTAACTTATAATGATTAGTTCATTATACTATAAAATCTTCTACTATTATACCATGCATCTTCTGGACTGttttatctttaatttatatAACTGTTTTTGGACTTTATAAAGCTATTCTGATCACTGTGAcaaaaatatagttttaataAATGACTATAAGCCAGACATCAGGAGGCCAGTATCCATCTAAATGATATCAAGATTGTAGTAAACAAGCTGTCTATTCAATAATCAATACAATACCAGTGGGGTAGAGTAACTTtaactaataaaaaacaaatatttcagtgAGTTTGCTAGTAAGTCATACTCCTGCTGGTAGAAGCTGAGTTTTACTTTGGGTCACAAGCTAATAGTTTCTTATAAAACATGTCAACTGCCTCACAGGATCAAAACAGGTTTCTATCACAAACCTTAGATGGCAGGTTGTTGATTTGCCATGGATAGAACTGTTATATTAATTGTGCAAAGTTCTGGACGTTCTCCAGACTGGAACCAGCTACATGTGGTAATGTATTTGTGATTACACATTCCTATGTATGTATGTTCAGTTTTTGCAATTTAAGGTATGATCTTGCTGGGCTTAGTTTTTTAACGCTAGCACTTGGTAAGTGATAGACTGATGTTTTTTCCAGTCacttataataaaagttatatagAAGGTATATTAATTATACACAATGAGCCTGTTTGTTTGTTGCTtcatataatgaaaatatattctcAAATGCAAGTAGATTTGATTGATAAAGCAATATGAGTGTTAGCAGCAGCACTCATGATATTAAATCGACCAGGTTTTTTTGAACAGTGGCACGAGAACTGGCTGTTGTATGAGAGTTATTCAGTGTCGTCCATGGTTTATTATTATTCCAATAACCCTGTTTAGCTTAAGTAAACCTTTTTTGTCATTATGCTCAAAAAGATATTACAAAAAAAGTGAAGTAAATGACCttggtaaatatattttacttgtgtTTATTTCCAGTTCAGAGGATGTACATAGTGTATTGTTAACATGCCAATTTTCATACAATGCAGAATGTACATTGAACAaatgttctgagcacacaataCATTATGTCTATTTAATCGCAAGGTAATGGAAAGCACTCTGATTTAATACAAAGAGGGCATAATTCCCTTTAAAATGACATGGATATGTTCCAGATTTTGAAACAAAATGTGTCAGTACCATTTTAAAACTTAATAGCACTAAACCTTTGCTCCTCCAACCATCATTACTTTACAGTGCATGACTTCTGGGTTTAAAATAATCTTGCTGATAGGCTTGGGCCCAGTGGGCAAGAGACAAGGATTACTTTGGTGCTCCAGCCTATCGAATTTTTGCTCTGCCCCTTAAATCTAACATCGTGACTGTAGCAGTTTCTGGAAAAGAGAAGTCCGACACTGGTAAGGTGGTTAAGAGGAGGGCAAAAAGTTTCTTCTAGACAGTATCAATAGAATTATGAAAGCTGATATAGTGTTATTAACacgtttctgaaaaaaaaacctgtaatgtATTAGTATGATTGTACATTtagtctatatatatttatttatttatacacatataacaacgaagggaaagttgtgctcaccactgatttttaaaacgattaggcgggggtgcaatgaggctgtgaccacaaaatacatatagacaaatacaagagtcctctgcactcaacccattatcaatatattaaagacattgagacattttgtacatacagctactaaaaaatgccttaccctttaaacaaaacagggattgtttgtccatatattgcaatatatttaagctggccaactacgtcaaagtcatcccatatctggccagtcctatgctcaattttatctgattcattaagaattctattgcttcattatacgattatacatacatacatatatatatatatatatatatatatatatatatatatatatatatatatatatatatatatatatatatatatatatatatatttcaatgcagaatgacagcactccaaggaatttgtGACAAAATTATTTATCAAACAAAAGGTAGGTTTATTGTATCCTGATACAATATTAGTATTATATATGTTTGCGATCTGCCTTTTTTACATTAATCCACAGACAAAGTAGAAAAGCTTGGTTTCGATTTCTTTGTTAGCTCCTTGTCTCCTTGGGCAAGTGACTTTGCCAGGTCCAAAGGCAGCAGAAATGTCATTATCAACTGTACGAGAAAGGGACTTGCTGTGCTTGAATAATTCTGCATACAGCCTTGCATAAGACTTGCAGAAAGCAGTTTTATACAAGAATAATGATATTGATGTTGGAAATAAGCGTGGTTTATTTTACTTAAGACTATATAAATAGCTGCTCCTATCATCTTTGGTTCTTGGCTTTTGTTTTAATGAGGTAAGGCTTTGCAGGGTTAATGAACAGCTGCCAtgtagccccccccccaattagAATTTAAATTAACAGATAAAAACAGATGCTTCATGATTGGTAAGAAGAATCTATATGTCTGTGTTAATGTTTTTGCTTGATAGGTGGTTGaccaaaaatgttacatttctggCATCCAATGTTCTGATGACCAATAACACCAGATACAGACTGAAGTTGATCATTAGCCAGAGGGCCACTTTGGGCATCTTTGTGTTGTGCTAAGAAAACGATGAATACAAAACCATAATATAAGGCCTTATCATGAATGAGAAATACTGCATTTTAGTATAAATGATATACAAACAGATCTTATTGATGCTGtgaaaaaatacatcatattgatattgtaaaaaatatttgcaggtTAGAAACATTGCATTAAAATGTGTATCAGTCATGATAAAGACCTGTAGTACCTTGATCTTTGTTATGGTGTTGA
The sequence above is a segment of the Xenopus laevis strain J_2021 chromosome 8L, Xenopus_laevis_v10.1, whole genome shotgun sequence genome. Coding sequences within it:
- the slc8a3.L gene encoding sodium/calcium exchanger 3 isoform X4; the protein is MAQLKLQPLASSFLHFGLVTFILFLQSLHVDAGASHNPENTVQNDTCSGSYECKEGVILPIWYPENPSMGDKIARVIVYFVAMIYMFLGVSIIADRFMASIEVITSQEREIVIKKPNGETSTTTIRVWNETVSNLTLMALGSSAPEILLSLIEVCGHGFLAGDLGPSTIVGSAAFNMFIIMALCVYVIPDGEVRRIKHLRVFFVTAAWSIFAYIWLYMILAVFSPGVVQVWEGLLTLFFFPVCVVLAWVADKRLLFYKYMHKKYRTDKHRAIMIETEADHPKGIEMDGKVMNSHFLDGNLLNMDGKEVDESRRDMIRILKELKQKHPEKDLDQLVEMANYYALSHQQKSRAFYRIQATRMMTGAGNILKKHAAEQSKRSSSLQDICIDESEEFVSKIYFDPCSYQCLENCGAVLLTVVRKGGDISKTVFVDYKTEDGSANAGADYEFTEGTLVFKSGETQKEFSVGIIDDDIFEEDEHFFIRLSNIRIGGAPEPAEINSFSYPKAVLVSPYVASITILDDDHAGIFTFECDIIRVSESIGVMEVKVLRTSGARGTVIVPFRTVEGTAKGGGEDYEDSYGELEFKNDETVKTIRVKIIDEEEYERQESFFIALGEPKWMKRGISALLLNHADLAERKLSVEEEEAKRIAEMGKPILGEHPKLEVVIEESYEFKSTVDKLIKKTNLALVVGTHSWRDQFMEAITVSAAGDEEDDDSGEERLPSCFDYVMHFLTVFWKVLFACVPPTEYLNGWACFVVSIIIIGILTAIIGDLASHFGCTIGLKDSVTAVVFVAFGTSVPDTFASKVAATQDVYADASIGNVTGSNAVNVFLGIGLAWSVAAIYWASQGQEFHVSAGTLAFSVTLFTIFAFVCISVLLYRRRPHIGGELGGPKSYRLATTLLFVTLWLLYILFATLEAYCYIKGF
- the slc8a3.L gene encoding sodium/calcium exchanger 3 isoform X6, with the translated sequence MAQLKLQPLASSFLHFGLVTFILFLQSLHVDAGASHNPENTVQNDTCSGSYECKEGVILPIWYPENPSMGDKIARVIVYFVAMIYMFLGVSIIADRFMASIEVITSQEREIVIKKPNGETSTTTIRVWNETVSNLTLMALGSSAPEILLSLIEVCGHGFLAGDLGPSTIVGSAAFNMFIIMALCVYVIPDGEVRRIKHLRVFFVTAAWSIFAYIWLYMILAVFSPGVVQVWEGLLTLFFFPVCVVLAWVADKRLLFYKYMHKKYRTDKHRAIMIETEADHPKGIEMDGKVMNSHFLDGNLLNMDGKEVDESRRDMIRILKELKQKHPEKDLDQLVEMANYYALSHQQKSRAFYRIQATRMMTGAGNILKKHAAEQSKRSSSLQDICIDESEEFVSKIYFDPCSYQCLENCGAVLLTVVRKGGDISKTVFVDYKTEDGSANAGADYEFTEGTLVFKSGETQKEFSVGIIDDDIFEEDEHFFIRLSNIRIGGAPEPAEINSFSYPKAVLVSPYVASITILDDDHAGIFTFECDIIRVSESIGVMEVKVLRTSGARGTVIVPFRTVEGTAKGGGEDYEDSYGELEFKNDETVKTIRVKIIDEEEYERQESFFIALGEPKWMKRGISADLAERKLSVEEEEAKRIAEMGKPILGEHPKLEVVIEESYEFKSTVDKLIKKTNLALVVGTHSWRDQFMEAITVSAAGDEEDDDSGEERLPSCFDYVMHFLTVFWKVLFACVPPTEYLNGWACFVVSIIIIGILTAIIGDLASHFGCTIGLKDSVTAVVFVAFGTSVPDTFASKVAATQDVYADASIGNVTGSNAVNVFLGIGLAWSVAAIYWASQGQEFHVSAGTLAFSVTLFTIFAFVCISVLLYRRRPHIGGELGGPKSYRLATTLLFVTLWLLYILFATLEAYCYIKGF
- the slc8a3.L gene encoding sodium/calcium exchanger 3 isoform X3 gives rise to the protein MAQLKLQPLASSFLHFGLVTFILFLQSLHVDAGASHNPENTVQNDTCSGSYECKEGVILPIWYPENPSMGDKIARVIVYFVAMIYMFLGVSIIADRFMASIEVITSQEREIVIKKPNGETSTTTIRVWNETVSNLTLMALGSSAPEILLSLIEVCGHGFLAGDLGPSTIVGSAAFNMFIIMALCVYVIPDGEVRRIKHLRVFFVTAAWSIFAYIWLYMILAVFSPGVVQVWEGLLTLFFFPVCVVLAWVADKRLLFYKYMHKKYRTDKHRAIMIETEADHPKGIEMDGKVMNSHFLDGNLLNMDGKEVDESRRDMIRILKELKQKHPEKDLDQLVEMANYYALSHQQKSRAFYRIQATRMMTGAGNILKKHAAEQSKRSSSLQDICIDESEEFVSKIYFDPCSYQCLENCGAVLLTVVRKGGDISKTVFVDYKTEDGSANAGADYEFTEGTLVFKSGETQKEFSVGIIDDDIFEEDEHFFIRLSNIRIGGAPEPAEINSFSYPKAVLVSPYVASITILDDDHAGIFTFECDIIRVSESIGVMEVKVLRTSGARGTVIVPFRTVEGTAKGGGEDYEDSYGELEFKNDETVQTIQIKIFDDEEYEKNKTFFIELREPHLVDLSVQKALLLNHADLAERKLSVEEEEAKRIAEMGKPILGEHPKLEVVIEESYEFKSTVDKLIKKTNLALVVGTHSWRDQFMEAITVSAAGDEEDDDSGEERLPSCFDYVMHFLTVFWKVLFACVPPTEYLNGWACFVVSIIIIGILTAIIGDLASHFGCTIGLKDSVTAVVFVAFGTSVPDTFASKVAATQDVYADASIGNVTGSNAVNVFLGIGLAWSVAAIYWASQGQEFHVSAGTLAFSVTLFTIFAFVCISVLLYRRRPHIGGELGGPKSYRLATTLLFVTLWLLYILFATLEAYCYIKGF
- the slc8a3.L gene encoding sodium/calcium exchanger 3 isoform X1 — its product is MAQLKLQPLASSFLHFGLVTFILFLQSLHVDAGASHNPENTVQNDTCSGSYECKEGVILPIWYPENPSMGDKIARVIVYFVAMIYMFLGVSIIADRFMASIEVITSQEREIVIKKPNGETSTTTIRVWNETVSNLTLMALGSSAPEILLSLIEVCGHGFLAGDLGPSTIVGSAAFNMFIIMALCVYVIPDGEVRRIKHLRVFFVTAAWSIFAYIWLYMILAVFSPGVVQVWEGLLTLFFFPVCVVLAWVADKRLLFYKYMHKKYRTDKHRAIMIETEADHPKGIEMDGKVMNSHFLDGNLLNMDGKEVDESRRDMIRILKELKQKHPEKDLDQLVEMANYYALSHQQKSRAFYRIQATRMMTGAGNILKKHAAEQSKRSSSLQDICIDESEEFVSKIYFDPCSYQCLENCGAVLLTVVRKGGDISKTVFVDYKTEDGSANAGADYEFTEGTLVFKSGETQKEFSVGIIDDDIFEEDEHFFIRLSNIRIGGAPEPAEINSFSYPKAVLVSPYVASITILDDDHAGIFTFECDIIRVSESIGVMEVKVLRTSGARGTVIVPFRTVEGTAKGGGEDYEDSYGELEFKNDETVQTIQIKIFDDEEYEKNKTFFIELREPHLVDLSVQKALLLNHAADLAERKLSVEEEEAKRIAEMGKPILGEHPKLEVVIEESYEFKSTVDKLIKKTNLALVVGTHSWRDQFMEAITVSAAGDEEDDDSGEERLPSCFDYVMHFLTVFWKVLFACVPPTEYLNGWACFVVSIIIIGILTAIIGDLASHFGCTIGLKDSVTAVVFVAFGTSVPDTFASKVAATQDVYADASIGNVTGSNAVNVFLGIGLAWSVAAIYWASQGQEFHVSAGTLAFSVTLFTIFAFVCISVLLYRRRPHIGGELGGPKSYRLATTLLFVTLWLLYILFATLEAYCYIKGF
- the slc8a3.L gene encoding sodium/calcium exchanger 3 isoform X2, with protein sequence MAQLKLQPLASSFLHFGLVTFILFLQSLHVDAGASHNPENTVQNDTCSGSYECKEGVILPIWYPENPSMGDKIARVIVYFVAMIYMFLGVSIIADRFMASIEVITSQEREIVIKKPNGETSTTTIRVWNETVSNLTLMALGSSAPEILLSLIEVCGHGFLAGDLGPSTIVGSAAFNMFIIMALCVYVIPDGEVRRIKHLRVFFVTAAWSIFAYIWLYMILAVFSPGVVQVWEGLLTLFFFPVCVVLAWVADKRLLFYKYMHKKYRTDKHRAIMIETEADHPKGIEMDGKVMNSHFLDGNLLNMDGKEVDESRRDMIRILKELKQKHPEKDLDQLVEMANYYALSHQQKSRAFYRIQATRMMTGAGNILKKHAAEQSKRSSSLQDICIDESEEFVSKIYFDPCSYQCLENCGAVLLTVVRKGGDISKTVFVDYKTEDGSANAGADYEFTEGTLVFKSGETQKEFSVGIIDDDIFEEDEHFFIRLSNIRIGGAPEPAEINSFSYPKAVLVSPYVASITILDDDHAGIFTFECDIIRVSESIGVMEVKVLRTSGARGTVIVPFRTVEGTAKGGGEDYEDSYGELEFKNDETVKTIRVKIIDEEEYERQESFFIALGEPKWMKRGISALLLNHAADLAERKLSVEEEEAKRIAEMGKPILGEHPKLEVVIEESYEFKSTVDKLIKKTNLALVVGTHSWRDQFMEAITVSAAGDEEDDDSGEERLPSCFDYVMHFLTVFWKVLFACVPPTEYLNGWACFVVSIIIIGILTAIIGDLASHFGCTIGLKDSVTAVVFVAFGTSVPDTFASKVAATQDVYADASIGNVTGSNAVNVFLGIGLAWSVAAIYWASQGQEFHVSAGTLAFSVTLFTIFAFVCISVLLYRRRPHIGGELGGPKSYRLATTLLFVTLWLLYILFATLEAYCYIKGF
- the slc8a3.L gene encoding sodium/calcium exchanger 3 isoform X5; translation: MAQLKLQPLASSFLHFGLVTFILFLQSLHVDAGASHNPENTVQNDTCSGSYECKEGVILPIWYPENPSMGDKIARVIVYFVAMIYMFLGVSIIADRFMASIEVITSQEREIVIKKPNGETSTTTIRVWNETVSNLTLMALGSSAPEILLSLIEVCGHGFLAGDLGPSTIVGSAAFNMFIIMALCVYVIPDGEVRRIKHLRVFFVTAAWSIFAYIWLYMILAVFSPGVVQVWEGLLTLFFFPVCVVLAWVADKRLLFYKYMHKKYRTDKHRAIMIETEADHPKGIEMDGKVMNSHFLDGNLLNMDGKEVDESRRDMIRILKELKQKHPEKDLDQLVEMANYYALSHQQKSRAFYRIQATRMMTGAGNILKKHAAEQSKRSSSLQDICIDESEEFVSKIYFDPCSYQCLENCGAVLLTVVRKGGDISKTVFVDYKTEDGSANAGADYEFTEGTLVFKSGETQKEFSVGIIDDDIFEEDEHFFIRLSNIRIGGAPEPAEINSFSYPKAVLVSPYVASITILDDDHAGIFTFECDIIRVSESIGVMEVKVLRTSGARGTVIVPFRTVEGTAKGGGEDYEDSYGELEFKNDETVKTIRVKIIDEEEYERQESFFIALGEPKWMKRGISAADLAERKLSVEEEEAKRIAEMGKPILGEHPKLEVVIEESYEFKSTVDKLIKKTNLALVVGTHSWRDQFMEAITVSAAGDEEDDDSGEERLPSCFDYVMHFLTVFWKVLFACVPPTEYLNGWACFVVSIIIIGILTAIIGDLASHFGCTIGLKDSVTAVVFVAFGTSVPDTFASKVAATQDVYADASIGNVTGSNAVNVFLGIGLAWSVAAIYWASQGQEFHVSAGTLAFSVTLFTIFAFVCISVLLYRRRPHIGGELGGPKSYRLATTLLFVTLWLLYILFATLEAYCYIKGF